One Lutra lutra chromosome 18, mLutLut1.2, whole genome shotgun sequence genomic window carries:
- the LOC125090375 gene encoding testisin-like isoform X1, translating into MDARVGALLLAQLLVRAELGAQELEVEDQLFAGFENSSLLTWPCGQRTVSTRIVGGKDSELGRWPWQGSLRLWGSHRCGASLLNRRWVLTAAHCFEDHSDPFEWSVQFGELSSSPSIWNLQAYYNRYSVEEIILSPLYLGASSYDIALLKLSSSVTYNKYIQPICVLTSSSEFQNRTDCWVTGWGDIEEEQELPSPYVLQEVQVGIINSAICNYLYTQPVFRYDIWGDMICAGTIQGGKDACFGDSGGPLACEKKGLWIQVGIVSWGSGCGRPNRPGVYTNVSRHFKWMQKLLAGSCVPRPAPPLQLLLLALLMLASTLQVA; encoded by the exons ATGGACGCGCGCGTCGGGGCGCTGCTGCTGGCGCAGCTGCTGGTGCGAGCGGAGCTCGGGGCGCAGG AGTTGGAGGTCGAGGACCAGCTGTTTGCAG GTTTCGAGAACTCATCGTTGCTCACGT GGCCCTGCGGCCAACGAACCGTTTCGACGCGCATCGTGGGCGGAAAGGACTCAGAGCTGGGGCGCTGGCCGTGGCAGGGCAGCCTGCGCCTGTGGGGCTCCCACCGCTGCGGAGCGAGTCTGCTCAACCGCCGCTGGGTGCTCACGGCCGCGCACTGCTTTGAAGA CCACAGTGATCCGTTCGAGTGGTCCGTCCAGTTCGGCGAGCTGTCTTCCTCACCGTCTATCTGGAATCTGCAGGCCTACTACAACCGGTACAGTGTGGAAGAGATCATTCTGAGCCCTCTGTATCTGGGGGCTTCGTCCTATGACATCGCCCTGCTGAAGCTGTCCTCCTCCGTCACCTACAATAAGTACATCCAGCCCATCTGTGTTCTGACCTCCTCCTCTGAGTTCCAGAACCGGACCGACTGCTGGGTGACTGGCTGGGGGGACATCGAAGAAGAACAGG AGCTGCCGTCCCCCTACGTCCTGCAGGAGGTGCAGGTGGGCATCATAAACAGCGCCATCTGTAACTACCTCTACACGCAGCCCGTTTTCCGCTACGACATCTGGGGAGACATGATCTGTGCCGGCACTATCCAAGGTGGCAAGGACGCCTGCTTT GGTGACTCAGGCGGACCCTTGGCCTGCGAAAAGAAAGGGCTGTGGATTCAGGTTGGAATCGTGAGCTGGGGGTCGGGCTGCGGGAGGCCCAACCGGCCTGGAGTCTACACCAACGTCAGTAGGCACTTCAAATGGATGCAGAAGCTGTTGGCTGGCAGCTGCGTTCCCaggccagccccacccctgcagctGCTGCTCCTGGCTCTGCTCATGCTGGCCTCCACCCTGCAGGTGGCCTGA
- the LOC125090375 gene encoding testisin-like isoform X2 gives MDARVGALLLAQLLVRAELGAQELEVEDQLFAGPCGQRTVSTRIVGGKDSELGRWPWQGSLRLWGSHRCGASLLNRRWVLTAAHCFEDHSDPFEWSVQFGELSSSPSIWNLQAYYNRYSVEEIILSPLYLGASSYDIALLKLSSSVTYNKYIQPICVLTSSSEFQNRTDCWVTGWGDIEEEQELPSPYVLQEVQVGIINSAICNYLYTQPVFRYDIWGDMICAGTIQGGKDACFGDSGGPLACEKKGLWIQVGIVSWGSGCGRPNRPGVYTNVSRHFKWMQKLLAGSCVPRPAPPLQLLLLALLMLASTLQVA, from the exons ATGGACGCGCGCGTCGGGGCGCTGCTGCTGGCGCAGCTGCTGGTGCGAGCGGAGCTCGGGGCGCAGG AGTTGGAGGTCGAGGACCAGCTGTTTGCAG GGCCCTGCGGCCAACGAACCGTTTCGACGCGCATCGTGGGCGGAAAGGACTCAGAGCTGGGGCGCTGGCCGTGGCAGGGCAGCCTGCGCCTGTGGGGCTCCCACCGCTGCGGAGCGAGTCTGCTCAACCGCCGCTGGGTGCTCACGGCCGCGCACTGCTTTGAAGA CCACAGTGATCCGTTCGAGTGGTCCGTCCAGTTCGGCGAGCTGTCTTCCTCACCGTCTATCTGGAATCTGCAGGCCTACTACAACCGGTACAGTGTGGAAGAGATCATTCTGAGCCCTCTGTATCTGGGGGCTTCGTCCTATGACATCGCCCTGCTGAAGCTGTCCTCCTCCGTCACCTACAATAAGTACATCCAGCCCATCTGTGTTCTGACCTCCTCCTCTGAGTTCCAGAACCGGACCGACTGCTGGGTGACTGGCTGGGGGGACATCGAAGAAGAACAGG AGCTGCCGTCCCCCTACGTCCTGCAGGAGGTGCAGGTGGGCATCATAAACAGCGCCATCTGTAACTACCTCTACACGCAGCCCGTTTTCCGCTACGACATCTGGGGAGACATGATCTGTGCCGGCACTATCCAAGGTGGCAAGGACGCCTGCTTT GGTGACTCAGGCGGACCCTTGGCCTGCGAAAAGAAAGGGCTGTGGATTCAGGTTGGAATCGTGAGCTGGGGGTCGGGCTGCGGGAGGCCCAACCGGCCTGGAGTCTACACCAACGTCAGTAGGCACTTCAAATGGATGCAGAAGCTGTTGGCTGGCAGCTGCGTTCCCaggccagccccacccctgcagctGCTGCTCCTGGCTCTGCTCATGCTGGCCTCCACCCTGCAGGTGGCCTGA
- the LOC125090380 gene encoding tryptase-like isoform X2, producing the protein MAPVLGPALGRVGEGTDPAWLSITGEMIHFPETKGSHMGISREAEASSPLPSIWTARGQAEEPQELRAVAEVIIHPEYLPETSSADIALVQLASPVTYSDLILPVCLPKPGDPLDHGTWCWVTGWGNIDLSIPLPPPFTLKELSLPLIDAPTCDGYYHENSDTPIQEPIILEDMLCAGFESGQKDACGGDSGGPLVCDVGGVWVQAGVVSWGFACGLPKRPGVYINVSTYATWIASTIPGSDLHTENSSPRLAGLFFPPVLLVLWLLGDTFAPMRLA; encoded by the exons ATGGCCCCTGTCCTGGGGCCCGCcctggggagagtgggggaggggacagaccCGGCCTGGCTCTCCATCACTGGTGAGATGATTCATTTCCCAGAGACCAAAGGCTCCCATATGGGGATCTCTCGAGAAGCTGAGGCCTCCAGTCCACTGCCCAGCATCTGGACGGCACGTGGACAG GCCGAGGAGCCCCAGGAGCTCCGAGCGGTGGCTGAAGTCATCATCCACCCAGAGTACTTGCCGGAGACCAGCAGCGCGGACATCGCCCTGGTGCAGCTGGCCTCCCCTGTCACCTACAGTGACCTCATCCTTCCGGTCTGTCTTCCCAAACCCGGAGACCCCCTGGATCATGGCACCTGGTGCTGGGTCACCGGCTGGGGGAACATCGACTTGAGTATAC cgCTGCCCCCGCCCTTCACCCTGAAGGAGCTGTCCCTGCCCCTCATCGATGCCCCAACCTGTGACGGCTATTACCACGAAAACTCGGACacccccatccaggagcccatcATCCTCGAGGACATGCTCTGTGCTGGCTTCGAGAGTGGCCAGAAAGACGCCTGCGGG GGTGACTCCGGGGGACCCCTGGTCTGTGACGTTGGTGGAGTCTGGGTCCAGGCAGGCGTGGTAAGCTGGGGCTTTGCCTGCGGACTTCCTAAAAGGCCGGGAGTCTACATCAACGTCAGCACGTACGCCACGTGGATTGCCAGCACCATCCCGGGCTCGGACCTACACACCGAAAACTCTTCTCCACGTCTTGCCGGGCTCTTCTTCCCGCCCGTGCTGCTGGTTCTGTGGCTGCTGGGGGACACGTTTGCCCCCATGAGGCTGGCCTAA
- the LOC125090380 gene encoding serine protease 33-like isoform X3, whose translation MELALTATLLALLPTALQQSTPLPANLSVTRAWARSLDSECGRPHVSGRILSGQDATLGEWPWQVSLREEGQHVCGGTLIAEAWVLTAAHCFDHDLILPVCLPKPGDPLDHGTWCWVTGWGNIDLSIPLPPPFTLKELSLPLIDAPTCDGYYHENSDTPIQEPIILEDMLCAGFESGQKDACGGDSGGPLVCDVGGVWVQAGVVSWGFACGLPKRPGVYINVSTYATWIASTIPGSDLHTENSSPRLAGLFFPPVLLVLWLLGDTFAPMRLA comes from the exons ATGGAGCTGGCCCTTACTGCCACCCTGCTCGCCCTCCTCCCCACGGCCCTCCAGCAGAGCACTCCCCTCCCAGCCAACCTCTCTGTGACCCGTGCCTGGGCGAGAAGCCTGGATTCAG AGTGTGGACGCCCACACGTGTCAGGCCGCATCCTGTCGGGGCAGGACGCCACGCTGGGCGAGTGGCCGTGGCAGGTCagcctgagggaggagggacagcatGTGTGCGGGGGCACCCTGATCGCTGAGGCCTGGGTGCTGACTGCGGCCCACTGCTTCGACCA TGACCTCATCCTTCCGGTCTGTCTTCCCAAACCCGGAGACCCCCTGGATCATGGCACCTGGTGCTGGGTCACCGGCTGGGGGAACATCGACTTGAGTATAC cgCTGCCCCCGCCCTTCACCCTGAAGGAGCTGTCCCTGCCCCTCATCGATGCCCCAACCTGTGACGGCTATTACCACGAAAACTCGGACacccccatccaggagcccatcATCCTCGAGGACATGCTCTGTGCTGGCTTCGAGAGTGGCCAGAAAGACGCCTGCGGG GGTGACTCCGGGGGACCCCTGGTCTGTGACGTTGGTGGAGTCTGGGTCCAGGCAGGCGTGGTAAGCTGGGGCTTTGCCTGCGGACTTCCTAAAAGGCCGGGAGTCTACATCAACGTCAGCACGTACGCCACGTGGATTGCCAGCACCATCCCGGGCTCGGACCTACACACCGAAAACTCTTCTCCACGTCTTGCCGGGCTCTTCTTCCCGCCCGTGCTGCTGGTTCTGTGGCTGCTGGGGGACACGTTTGCCCCCATGAGGCTGGCCTAA
- the LOC125090380 gene encoding serine protease 33-like isoform X1 gives MELALTATLLALLPTALQQSTPLPANLSVTRAWARSLDSECGRPHVSGRILSGQDATLGEWPWQVSLREEGQHVCGGTLIAEAWVLTAAHCFDQKQLLSAYSVLLGSISSYPQAEEPQELRAVAEVIIHPEYLPETSSADIALVQLASPVTYSDLILPVCLPKPGDPLDHGTWCWVTGWGNIDLSIPLPPPFTLKELSLPLIDAPTCDGYYHENSDTPIQEPIILEDMLCAGFESGQKDACGGDSGGPLVCDVGGVWVQAGVVSWGFACGLPKRPGVYINVSTYATWIASTIPGSDLHTENSSPRLAGLFFPPVLLVLWLLGDTFAPMRLA, from the exons ATGGAGCTGGCCCTTACTGCCACCCTGCTCGCCCTCCTCCCCACGGCCCTCCAGCAGAGCACTCCCCTCCCAGCCAACCTCTCTGTGACCCGTGCCTGGGCGAGAAGCCTGGATTCAG AGTGTGGACGCCCACACGTGTCAGGCCGCATCCTGTCGGGGCAGGACGCCACGCTGGGCGAGTGGCCGTGGCAGGTCagcctgagggaggagggacagcatGTGTGCGGGGGCACCCTGATCGCTGAGGCCTGGGTGCTGACTGCGGCCCACTGCTTCGACCA GAAGCAGCTGCTGTCTGCCTACTCCGtgctgctgggctccatctcctCCTACCCCCAGGCCGAGGAGCCCCAGGAGCTCCGAGCGGTGGCTGAAGTCATCATCCACCCAGAGTACTTGCCGGAGACCAGCAGCGCGGACATCGCCCTGGTGCAGCTGGCCTCCCCTGTCACCTACAGTGACCTCATCCTTCCGGTCTGTCTTCCCAAACCCGGAGACCCCCTGGATCATGGCACCTGGTGCTGGGTCACCGGCTGGGGGAACATCGACTTGAGTATAC cgCTGCCCCCGCCCTTCACCCTGAAGGAGCTGTCCCTGCCCCTCATCGATGCCCCAACCTGTGACGGCTATTACCACGAAAACTCGGACacccccatccaggagcccatcATCCTCGAGGACATGCTCTGTGCTGGCTTCGAGAGTGGCCAGAAAGACGCCTGCGGG GGTGACTCCGGGGGACCCCTGGTCTGTGACGTTGGTGGAGTCTGGGTCCAGGCAGGCGTGGTAAGCTGGGGCTTTGCCTGCGGACTTCCTAAAAGGCCGGGAGTCTACATCAACGTCAGCACGTACGCCACGTGGATTGCCAGCACCATCCCGGGCTCGGACCTACACACCGAAAACTCTTCTCCACGTCTTGCCGGGCTCTTCTTCCCGCCCGTGCTGCTGGTTCTGTGGCTGCTGGGGGACACGTTTGCCCCCATGAGGCTGGCCTAA